CGGAAGATGTGTCGAGGTGTGTCTCTAGCGGATCTCGCAGGATTCAGTCGGTGGTTGTCGTTGGTGGATATGCTTAGATCCGGTATTTGTTCGCGTGTCTTCAGATTGAATCCTCCCGATCTACATGTCTCTTCACTGGCGGCGATTGCTATTCTAGTATGCTGGTCCTATGCGGCCTTACCACAGCGACTTCCCTATTGTCTACTAAAATAAGTTATGGCCGGCTCCAATGAGGAAGGGCAAACAGCGGCGCACCTTCGGGTCGCTTCAATGTttgtagtcgtcactaggtggtctACACATTTGGatgtattttttttattatttgtgATATTTGTTGTATTGCCATGATTAAAGTTGAACTTATTGAaagtttttctgaaaaaaaaacataCATAAGCATATCAAACATATCTTTTTCACAGAAAGAAAAGCTAAATACGTGCATAATTACATCTATAGAAAACGTTGCAGGAAGTCGTGAAACCATACAAATTTAATAAGTGTACTGACTTAATTCCTTCTACTAAAAAACAGTCTACTTACTGAATCAGTCTCATCTCATTTCTCAaccgaaaaagaaaaaaactcGATCAGACAACCGCTAATGACACCCTACGGATAATAAATCAAGCCGCCAACAAATAATTCGATCAGGCAAAGATGCCGATGTAATCAAGCTCGACGGAACCCAGCCACAGCTTGTTGCCGTTCTCCGCCACCTCGCTGAGCGTCACGCCCCTGGCAGCCGTCAGCTCCTGGCGAACTTTCACGAGATGACATTTTCGATTTCTAATCACTCTTTCATGTTTTCCTGATGATACTAAATACATAAAAAATCAAGTTCAAAAAGGAAAACATATGGAAAAAATGTTTGCTCTTTggaaagagaagatggtgaggtgcagCCAAAGGAAGTGACATGAGTGTCGCGGCCGGCCACGGCGTCCAGCAACGCCGAGCAAAGAGCAACCGGAGTCGGGGACAAGGCAGCTGGCCGCCGCATCACCTGTGGAGGGAAGTCAGAGGTTGACCAGGTTGTGATTAGAGGGGGTGGTTGGAGGGCGGCTGAAAGGAAAAGGTAGGAGAAGATTAAAATCGGCAAGCAATTATTTTAGTTTTCATCAGGCAACTGTCAAATAGAGCTTTAACTGATCCACATGGATACAACAAGAAAGCACGAGAGAATACAAATGTGCTTAAATTTTGCAAAAGACTCTCCGAGTAAAGGAAAAAAAGGTGCTTAGTCTATGAAGATCCTTGCAGATGTCAATAAAACCGCTAACCACCGAAACACCAACGACGTCGAGGCGTACATTGAAGATCCACTGGATTCGAAATGCACCACCGAACATGGACTTTCTGAGTCGATGAACAGGGCCGGCATGAAGACCATAGCCACTTATTTGTGGTTGCTGGAAGGCTGTCAAATAGAGCTCCTTATTACGAAGAAAACATACATAAGCAAATCAAGCATATCTTTTTTACAGAAACAAAAGCTAAATACGTGCATAATTTCATTTATAGAAAACGTTGCAGGAAGTCGTGAAACCATACAAATTTCATAAGTGTACTGACTTAATTCCTTCTTAAAAACAGTCTAATACTGAATCAGTCTCatgtcaaaagaaaaaggaaaaaactcgATCAGACAACCGCTAACAGACACCCTACTAATAAATCAAATCAAGCCGCCAACAAATAATTCGATCAGGCAAAGATGCCGATATAATCAAGCTCGACGGAACCCAGCCACAGCTTGTTGCCGTTCTCCGCCACCTCGCTGAGCGTGACGCCCCTGGCGGCCGTCAGCTCTTCGACCTCCACGCCGTCGGCGCTGAGACGGACGCCGACCAAGtgcttcgccggagccgccgcagtcGCGTTCAGCCGCGCCTTCTCCTGGTTCAGCGCCACCCAGAAGCCACCCTGACCGTCGCGCCTCACGTTGTCCGGGTACCCCGGCAGGTCCGCCAGGAGCTCGTACCGCCCGGCCTTGGGCCCCTTGAGCCAGTACCGGAACGCCTCGCACGGCACCGTGTGCGCCACCACCACGTGCGTCCTGTCGCGGCTGAGCGCCACGCCGTTCGGGTACGGCAGCTCGGCCTTCAGCACCGTGACGAGCTTCGTCCGCGCGTCGTACTTGAGCAGGCGCCCGGTCGCGTCGGCGTTCATGATGATCTCCGTGTTAAACCTGCATGCACACACAGATTTGTCGCGCATAAGCATGATGAAGTGAATCGAATTGGGGCTTgatcgggcgggcgggcgggcgtgtAGGGCACCTGCGGGGGTAGTTGGCGCTGCTGTCGGTGAAGTACACATCGCCGGTGGCTTGATCCACGTCGAGGCCGTTGAGGAAGTGGAAAGGAACGCCGTCCGCCTCCGTCGCCAGCACCTGGGcctcgccgccgtccggccctacTTTCATGAGCCCCATGTAGGCGTCGGCGATGAAGAGCTCGCCGGTTTTCCTGTTGAACCGGACGCCCAAAGGCCGCCCGCAGATGCTCTCTTTTTGTTCCGATGGCACCCCAGAGTCCGAGCACAGAGGGATTTTCCTGCAGACGCCGCACATGTCACAGGTAAGCTAATTTGATCATGATCTACGTACTACTATTTGATAACACGATGTTTAATTTGTACTTACACCGACCTGTAGTTGGCATTGTACGCGAAGGTGCTCCAGCCGGCGGCGCTGCCGCCCCACTTGAGCACCCGGCCATCGGAGACGC
This window of the Triticum aestivum cultivar Chinese Spring chromosome 5D, IWGSC CS RefSeq v2.1, whole genome shotgun sequence genome carries:
- the LOC123125521 gene encoding protein STRICTOSIDINE SYNTHASE-LIKE 10 isoform X1 produces the protein MEVRATIFRAEPPTTTMTMGRNLAAILLVVLACLVSLASAEQIKTTNTRWSYRLPLPEGVSGAESLAFSGKDGVYTGVSDGRVLKWGGSAAGWSTFAYNANYRSVKIPLCSDSGVPSEQKESICGRPLGVRFNRKTGELFIADAYMGLMKVGPDGGEAQVLATEADGVPFHFLNGLDVDQATGDVYFTDSSANYPRRFNTEIIMNADATGRLLKYDARTKLVTVLKAELPYPNGVALSRDRTHVVVAHTVPCEAFRYWLKGPKAGRYELLADLPGYPDNVRRDGQGGFWVALNQEKARLNATAAAPAKHLVGVRLSADGVEVEELTAARGVTLSEVAENGNKLWLGSVELDYIGIFA
- the LOC123125521 gene encoding protein STRICTOSIDINE SYNTHASE-LIKE 10 isoform X2; the encoded protein is MEVRATIFRAEPPTTTMTMGRNLAAILLVVLACLVSLASAEQIKTTNTRWSYRLPLPEGVSGAESLAFSGKDGVYTGVSDGRVLKWGGSAAGWSTFAYNANYRKIPLCSDSGVPSEQKESICGRPLGVRFNRKTGELFIADAYMGLMKVGPDGGEAQVLATEADGVPFHFLNGLDVDQATGDVYFTDSSANYPRRFNTEIIMNADATGRLLKYDARTKLVTVLKAELPYPNGVALSRDRTHVVVAHTVPCEAFRYWLKGPKAGRYELLADLPGYPDNVRRDGQGGFWVALNQEKARLNATAAAPAKHLVGVRLSADGVEVEELTAARGVTLSEVAENGNKLWLGSVELDYIGIFA